In one Desulfobacterales bacterium genomic region, the following are encoded:
- a CDS encoding DsrE/DsrF/DrsH-like family protein — MDMQNIENQFSELQSQLSALDKRTPENKLSMVVFSGDLDKVIAAFVIATGAVAMGMDAVMFFTFWGTPVLRDAKKSVGGKDLFGKMFGTMLPKGMGQVKLSKMNMGGMGTAMMKTLMKKKNVASLEEFLAMAEELGVRIFICEMSMDLMGFKREEMIDYDNLTFCGVAKFLEEAANSKVQLFI; from the coding sequence ATGGATATGCAAAATATCGAAAACCAGTTCAGCGAGTTGCAATCCCAACTGTCGGCGCTGGATAAAAGAACTCCGGAAAACAAGCTTTCGATGGTGGTGTTCAGTGGGGATCTGGACAAAGTCATCGCTGCCTTTGTTATAGCCACCGGGGCGGTTGCCATGGGAATGGATGCTGTCATGTTTTTTACGTTCTGGGGAACACCGGTTCTCAGGGATGCCAAAAAATCTGTTGGCGGCAAAGACCTTTTCGGCAAAATGTTCGGCACCATGCTGCCCAAGGGCATGGGCCAGGTCAAACTTTCGAAAATGAACATGGGCGGTATGGGGACGGCCATGATGAAAACCCTGATGAAGAAGAAAAATGTGGCCTCGTTAGAGGAATTTCTGGCCATGGCCGAAGAGCTGGGCGTACGGATTTTTATTTGTGAAATGTCAATGGATTTGATGGGTTTTAAAAGAGAAGAAATGATTGATTATGACAATTTAACCTTCTGCGGTGTTGCCAAGTTTCTGGAAGAGGCGGCTAATAGCAAAGTCCAGCTATTCATCTAG
- a CDS encoding MarR family winged helix-turn-helix transcriptional regulator, whose product MKLFQCCQERLQYQCERFNLPDAELRCLMLFEQERYLTAKGIAAKMDVVKSRVSKIVDGLIKKKLVQRMKDPEDSRVSLLSLTPLGHEKLDHINMFLQDLHHQILLQIAPDQRKAVLTNLDILKASMEAVKEIMI is encoded by the coding sequence ATGAAGCTCTTCCAATGCTGTCAGGAACGATTGCAGTATCAATGCGAGCGTTTTAATCTGCCGGATGCCGAATTGAGGTGCTTAATGCTCTTCGAACAGGAGCGTTATCTGACTGCCAAAGGCATCGCTGCTAAAATGGATGTCGTCAAAAGCCGGGTATCCAAAATTGTTGATGGCCTGATTAAAAAAAAGCTCGTTCAGCGCATGAAAGACCCTGAAGATTCCCGCGTCAGTCTGTTGAGCCTTACGCCTTTAGGGCACGAAAAATTGGACCATATCAATATGTTTTTGCAGGATTTGCATCATCAGATCTTGCTTCAAATTGCCCCGGATCAACGCAAGGCGGTATTGACCAACCTTGATATTCTCAAAGCCTCGATGGAGGCGGTCAAAGAAATAATGATTTAG